The following proteins are co-located in the Sardina pilchardus chromosome 24, fSarPil1.1, whole genome shotgun sequence genome:
- the qrfp gene encoding uncharacterized protein qrfp — MKVSFYLCSSLPAPALLSVVLLVLTSSGDAFPHPVPLLPSLEDPNWDAALQQLQAALDAPGIGPSAVFQPWGLIRELVPEVVHLGLREEMERSWGQRSERRDLGEDFGRRPLGTLPDGSMNALHFQDGGEEVGERKNEALHSIAGGLQAFNREKGGFGFRFGRK, encoded by the coding sequence ATGAAAGTGTCTTTCTATCTGTGTTCGTCACTACCGGCCCCAGCCCTCCTCTCTGTGGTTCTGCTGGTGCTCACCTCCAGTGGAGATGCCTTCCCACACCCCGTTCCCCTGCTGCCCAGCTTGGAGGATCCTAACTGGGATGCCGCCCTGCAGCAGCTCCAGGCTGCCCTGGATGCTCCGGGGATTGGCCCATCGGCAGTCTTCCAGCCCTGGGGGCTGATCCGCGAGCTGGTTCCCGAGGTGGTGCACCTGGGCCTgcgagaggagatggagaggagctGGGGCCAGCGCAGCGAACGGAGGGACTTGGGCGAGGACTTTGGAAGACGACCACTGGGCACGCTTCCCGACGGGTCAATGAACGCCCTGCATTTCCAGGATGGGGgcgaggaggtgggggagaggaagaaCGAAGCGCTGCACTCCATTGCTGGAGGGTTGCAAGCTTttaacagagagaaaggaggctTTGGGTTCCGCTTTGGGAGAAAGTAA
- the mindy1 gene encoding ubiquitin carboxyl-terminal hydrolase MINDY-1 — protein MTESSSEKVLGDALSVGKEDQLLKSDVSSVVAGQNQKDLKVGDTEEANQRGQDVYPLDEDPPSVEAPPTHTGDFLDLDAKPTEPAAAPAPLENGQPDDGLLNVTPEQQVAGEGSEVAVGQSDEQSQSGDTASFSIPSLDFSEGNNGASVDEAPSSSYSALGADAGSLSVEAACLAEEALPPGPSGAAAAAAAATATAAGGVAAETEVPAMPAYYFVKWITWKEKKTPIITQSENGPCPLLAIMNILFLRWKAKLPPQTEVITTEDLMAHLGECVLSIKPRETAEGMELNFQQNMSDAMAVLPKLSTGLDVNVRFTGVCDFEYTPECIVFDLLDIPLYHGWLVDPQSLEMVSAVGKLSYNQLVEKIINYKHSSDSSQVSEGLVAEQFLESTATQLSYHGLCELNTTAKEGELSVFFRNNHFSTMIKHKGHLYLLVTDQGFLQEESLVWESLHNVEGDGNFCDSDFRLCHPPQRGAASPTAAAPTPQQQQQQIDQDYLVAMSLQQQQGAAPGPLSDLELARQLQQEEYQQQQQQQQQQQQQQQMSTASSAQQGRGQAPAQQTRRRDKKDDSDCTLL, from the exons ATGACCGAATCTAGTTCAGAGAAAGTGTTAGGGGATGCCCTGAGTGTCGGTAAAGAAGACCAGCTGCTGAAGTCCGACGTTTCCAGTGTTGTGGCGGGTCAGAATCAGAAAGACTTGAAAGTTGGGGACACAGAAGAAGCAAACCAAAGAGGACAGGATGTGTACCCCCTGGATGAAGACCCACCTTCAGTGGAAGCCCCACCAACGCACACTGGAGACTTCTTGGATCTGGACGCAAAACCAACAGAGCCTGCCGCTGCCCCTGCTCCACTGGAGAACGGCCAGCCGGACGACGGCCTGTTGAACGTGACTCCTGAACAGCAGGTGGCCGGAGAGGGTTCAGAGGTCGCCGTGGGCCAGAGCGATGAACAGAGCCAGTCCGGCGACACTGCCTCCTTCTCTATACCCAGTCTGGACTTTTCCGAGGGCAACAACGGCGCGTCCGTGGACGAGGCGCCGTCTTCGTCCTACTCGGCCCTGGGAGCAGACGCCGGTTCCCTTAGTGTGGAGGCTGCGTGCCTGGCTGAGGAGGCTTTGCCGCCTGGGCCttctggagcagcagcagcggcggcggcggcgaccgCGACCGCGGCTGGTGGGGTTGCCGCAGAGACAGAGGTGCCGGCCATGCCGGCGTACTACTTTGTGAAGTGGATCACCTGGAAGGAGAAGAAGACGCCCATCATCACGCAGAGCGAGAACGGACCCTGCCCCCTACTGGCCATCATGAACATCCTGTTCCTACGCTGGAAG GCCAAGCTCCCCCCGCAGACTGAAGTCATCACGACTGAAGACCTCATGGCTCATCTGG GAGAATGTGTGCTTTCAATTAAACCAAGGGAGACTGCTGAGGGCATGGAGCTGAACTTCCAACAG AATATGAGCGATGCCATGGCGGTGTTGCCCAAGTTGTCCACAGGCCTGGACGTGAACGTGCGGTTCACAGGGGTGTGTGACTTTGAGTACACGCCTGAGTGCATCGTCTTTGACCTGCTGGACATTCCCCTGTACCACGGCTGGCTGGTTGACCCCCAG AGTCTTGAGATGGTGTCAGCTGTGGGTAAGCTCAGCTATAACCAGCTGGTGGAGAAGATCATCAACTACAAACACTCCTCCGACAGCAGCCAAGTCAGTGAAG gtTTGGTGGCAGAGCAGTTCCTGGAGTCCACGGCCACCCAGCTGTCCTACCACGGCCTGTGTGAGCTCAACACCACGGCCAAAGAGGGCGAGCTGTCCGTCTTCTTCAGGAACAACCACTTCAGCACAATGATCAAGCACAAG GGGCATCTGTACCTGTTGGTGACGGACCAGGGCTTCCTGCAGGAGGAGAGCCTTGTGTGGGAGAGCCTACACAACGTGGAGGGCGACGGGAACTTCTGCGACTCGGACTTCCGCCTGTGCCACCCTCCGCAGCGTGGCGCGGCTTCACCCACTGCTGCCGCCCCCACCcctcagcagcaacagcagcagatcGATCAG GACTACCTGGTGGCCATGtcgttgcagcagcagcagggtgcAGCCCCGGGGCCGCTGAGTGACCTGGAGTTGGCCAGGCAGCTCCAGCAGGAGGagtatcagcagcagcagcagcagcaacagcagcagcagcagcagcagcagatgtcCACAGCGTCCTCCgcacaacag GGGAGAGGCCAAGCCCCAGCCCAGCAAACACGTCGGCGGGACAAGAAAGACGACTCAGACTGTACCTTATTATAG
- the LOC134072618 gene encoding histone H3-like centromeric protein A, which translates to MRPLPQHRRKGAAPKKRSPPAPPPRVRRDSGPTEGSPRKKKRFRPGTKALMEIRKYQKSTDLLLRKAPFSRLVREICMSFCRDDLRWQGYALLALQEAAEAFLVRLFSDANLCAIHAKRVTLFPRDLQLVRRIRGVERL; encoded by the exons ATGCGTCCCCTTCCACAACATCGGCGAAAGGGAGCTGCTCCCAAAAAGAGATCTCCCCCCGCTCCTCCACCAAGGGTTAGACGTGATAGTGGACCAACAG AGGGCTCTCCTCGGAAGAAAAAGCGGTTCCGACCCGGTACAAAAGCCCTGATGGAAATCCGGAAGTATCAGAAATCCACAGACCTTCTGCTTCGCAAAGCACCCTTCTCCCGTCTG GTGAGGGAGATCTGTATGAGTTTCTGTCGAGATGACTTAAGGTGGCAGGGCTACGCTCTTCTGGCTCTTCAGGAG GCAGCTGAAGCGTTTCTGGTGCGTCTCTTCTCCGATGCCAACCTGTGTGCCATCCATGCCAAAAGAGTGACCCTCTTCCCCCGAGACCTGCAGCTGGTACGCCGCATCAGAGGAGTGGAGCGGCTCTGA